The Thermoflexus sp. genome segment GGCGAGCGCCTCCGTCTTCCGGATGGACGAGATTCCCTGCTTCTGAGCAGGATCCGCGTTCAGTAAGCCTGCGGCGACCAGAACAGGATCGCTCTCCCTGCTTACGGGCTGGGATCCATAACAAGGGCCCGGGCCGGCTTTTCCCCCTTCAAGTATAATGTCCGTGAAAAGATTCACATGAGGGATCAGCCATGTTCACTCACGTGCGTGTCCCGGAAGATGGGAAGAAGATCGAGGTGCGGAACGGTCAGCTCGTGGTCCCGGATCACCCGATCATCGGCTACATCGTGGGCGATGGGACGGGGCGGGACATCATGCCGGCGGCGATGAAGGTCTGGAACGCCGCCGTGCAGAAGGTTTATGGGGGGCAGCGGAAGATCGCATGGGTCCGCCTCTATGCCGGCGAGGATGCCGAGGAGCTGTATGGGGAACGCCTCCCCGAGGAAACCCTGCGCGCGATCCGGGAGTTCGTGGTGGCCATCAAGGGTCCCCTCACCACCCCAGTCGGTTACGGCTGGCGCAGCGTCAACGTGCAGCTCCGTCAGAAACTGGATCTCTATGCCTGTGTGCGTCCGGTCAAGTGGTATCCGGGAGTCCCCTCTCCCCTGAAGGAGCCTCATAAGGTCAACATGGTGGTGTTCCGCGAGAACACCGAAGACGTTTACGCCGGGATCGAATGGGAAGCGGGCTCCCCGGAGGCCAAACGGGTGGCCGCCTATCTGAAGCGGACCTTCAAGATCACCCTGCCGCCCAACACCGGCATCGGGGTTAAACCCATCAGCGAGGGGGCCACCAAGCGGCTGGTGCGCAAGGCCATCCGCTACGCCCTGGAGAACGGCCGGCGCAGCGTCACCCTGGTCGGCAAGGGGAACATTATGAAATACACGGAGGGGGCCTTCATTCGCTGGGGCTATGAGGTAGCCCGGGAGGAGTTCGGGGATGTGACCATCACCGAGGCCGAGGTAGCGGAGGGCAAGCCGGCCGAGGGGAAGATCATCATCAAGGACCGCATCGCCGATGCGATGTTCCAACAGGTCCTGCTCCGCCCCGAGGAATACGACGTGATCGCCACCCCCAACCTCAACGGCGATTACCTCTCCGAGGCCCTGGCGGCGATGGTGGGCGGGGTGGGCATCGCGCCGGGCGCCAACATCGGGGACGCCCTGGCCGTCTTCGAGGCCACCCACGGCTCCGCGCCCAAATACGCCGGGCTGGACAAGGTGAACCCGGGCTCGCTGCTGCTCTCCGGGGTGATGATGTTCCGTTACATCGGGTGGAACGAGGCCGCCGACGCCATCGAGGCCGCCTTCACCCGGACCATCCAGCAGAAAATCGTCACTTACGACCTGGCCCGCCTGATGGAAGGCGCCCGCGAGGTCCGCACCAGCGAGTTCGCTGACGCCGTCGTGGCCAATCTCTGATGCCCTGTCCGTAAGGGCCGGGGGGCCCAGGCGCCCTCCGGCCTTTTGCTCGATGAGGGCTGGAAAGCGCGCTGCTTTCTGAATCCCCTGGAAAAAAGGAGCGAACCCTATGGACGATGCGATTGTGGTTGCATTGTTCCGATGCCCAGGCCACCGGATCCCCATGGAATCCGTTTCCGCTCTCCGCGTGGAAGCCGGCTACGGCATCGTGGGCGACTCCCATGCCCGGGAGGGATCTCTCCGTCAGATCCTGCTGATGGACCAGGAAACCCTGGACGCCCTGGATCTTCCGCCAGGAGCTGTGCGGGAGAACATCACCGTGCGGGGCCTCCCTCTTCACGCCCTTCAACCCGGAGAACACCTCCGGGTCGGCGAGGCTTTGCTGGAGATCACCAAACCCTGCACGCCATGTTCGCGTATGGAGGAGATCCGGCCCGGGCTGCAGGAGGCCCTCCGCGGCCGCCGCGGCATGCTTGCCCGAGTGCTGGAAAGCGGATGGATTCGCCGGGGCGATCTCATCCGGATCGAGTCCCGCGAAACATCCCCTTGACCCCCTTATGGCTTCCTAAAGCCCAAAATTCCCTTTTTCACAAATTTGTGATATATCAGAAGCGACAGAGCAGCACCGAGGCGGGGGTCGGTGAAATGGCTACCGTGCAAAAGGTTCCAGATATTGTGGTGGGGCGGCTGCCTGTGTATCTGCGGGCCCTTCAGGTGATGGCCGCCGAGGGCCGGGAGATCACCTCATCCCAGGAGCTGGGGGAACGCCTGGGGATCAGCTCGGCGCAAATCCGCAAGGACCTCTCGTATTTTGGCACCTTCGGCAAACAGGGGACCGGATATCGCATCCCGGATCTGATTGAACACCTGAAGCGCATTCTGAAAGTGGATCGAACGTGGGATATGATCCTGATCGGGGCGGGCAACCTGGGGCACGCCCTGGCCCAGTATCAGGGCTTCACCCCCCGGGGGTTCCGGCTGGTGGCGATCTTCGACAACGATCCGGAGAAGATCGGACGGCCGATCGGGCCCCACATCATTCGGGATGTGCAGGAGCTCCCTGCGTTCGTGCGGGAGCATGGCATTCAGATCGCCATGATCGCCGTTCCAGCCTCCGCTGCCCAGCAGGTGACCGATCTCTGCGTGGAGGCCGGCATCCGCGCGATCCTGAACTACGCCCCAATCCACCTGAAGGTCCCACCCGGGATCCTGGTGCAATATATTGATCCCGCTATCC includes the following:
- a CDS encoding redox-sensing transcriptional repressor Rex; the protein is MDSPGRSHPDRVPRNIPLTPLWLPKAQNSLFHKFVIYQKRQSSTEAGVGEMATVQKVPDIVVGRLPVYLRALQVMAAEGREITSSQELGERLGISSAQIRKDLSYFGTFGKQGTGYRIPDLIEHLKRILKVDRTWDMILIGAGNLGHALAQYQGFTPRGFRLVAIFDNDPEKIGRPIGPHIIRDVQELPAFVREHGIQIAMIAVPASAAQQVTDLCVEAGIRAILNYAPIHLKVPPGILVQYIDPAIHLQQMTYYLDDPA
- a CDS encoding MOSC domain-containing protein; translated protein: MDDAIVVALFRCPGHRIPMESVSALRVEAGYGIVGDSHAREGSLRQILLMDQETLDALDLPPGAVRENITVRGLPLHALQPGEHLRVGEALLEITKPCTPCSRMEEIRPGLQEALRGRRGMLARVLESGWIRRGDLIRIESRETSP
- the icd gene encoding isocitrate dehydrogenase (NADP(+)) yields the protein MFTHVRVPEDGKKIEVRNGQLVVPDHPIIGYIVGDGTGRDIMPAAMKVWNAAVQKVYGGQRKIAWVRLYAGEDAEELYGERLPEETLRAIREFVVAIKGPLTTPVGYGWRSVNVQLRQKLDLYACVRPVKWYPGVPSPLKEPHKVNMVVFRENTEDVYAGIEWEAGSPEAKRVAAYLKRTFKITLPPNTGIGVKPISEGATKRLVRKAIRYALENGRRSVTLVGKGNIMKYTEGAFIRWGYEVAREEFGDVTITEAEVAEGKPAEGKIIIKDRIADAMFQQVLLRPEEYDVIATPNLNGDYLSEALAAMVGGVGIAPGANIGDALAVFEATHGSAPKYAGLDKVNPGSLLLSGVMMFRYIGWNEAADAIEAAFTRTIQQKIVTYDLARLMEGAREVRTSEFADAVVANL